A single window of Paracoccus albus DNA harbors:
- a CDS encoding GNAT family N-acetyltransferase encodes MPEAPYSIAARCPTVDEYLHLRQVCGLSAFSAAAAELGLPRSIFAVVVEVHGQAIGMGRIIGDGGCFFQITDIAVDPAHQGKGLSKHIMNALMDHVLNELPDTAYVSLIADKPADRLYRQYGFAEVSPASVGMALRRS; translated from the coding sequence ATGCCAGAAGCCCCCTATTCCATCGCCGCCCGCTGCCCGACAGTCGATGAATATCTTCACTTGCGACAAGTCTGCGGACTGAGCGCATTCTCAGCAGCAGCTGCCGAACTCGGCCTTCCGCGCAGCATCTTTGCCGTCGTTGTCGAGGTTCACGGACAGGCCATTGGCATGGGCCGGATCATCGGCGATGGCGGCTGCTTTTTTCAGATTACCGATATTGCGGTTGATCCCGCCCATCAGGGCAAGGGGCTGAGCAAGCACATCATGAACGCCTTGATGGATCATGTGCTGAATGAATTACCTGATACCGCGTATGTCAGCCTGATTGCCGACAAGCCTGCCGACCGCCTTTACCGGCAATATGGCTTTGCGGAGGTGTCGCCTGCCTCGGTGGGGATGGCGCTGCGCCGCAGCTGA
- a CDS encoding nuclear transport factor 2 family protein, protein MYHSFVRRRIRNLFEHINQGNAQPFLDGLAPEFEHIFIGDHAMAGRRISREQTAEWYARLYRLLPKITFDPQRIDVAGGPWNTIAVVEWFESNEASDGVATTTAGVHVVTIKWGKVTRLLILSDTATVHDMLARTAESSGGESQSPALDEAPGWPAPVGETSRSLG, encoded by the coding sequence ATGTATCATTCCTTCGTCCGCCGCCGGATCCGCAACCTTTTCGAACATATCAATCAGGGCAACGCACAGCCCTTTCTCGATGGGCTGGCACCGGAATTTGAGCATATTTTCATCGGCGATCACGCAATGGCCGGCAGGCGTATCAGCCGCGAACAGACTGCGGAATGGTACGCGCGCCTTTACCGGCTGCTGCCCAAAATCACCTTTGATCCGCAGCGCATAGATGTGGCAGGCGGGCCGTGGAACACCATCGCTGTTGTGGAATGGTTCGAAAGCAATGAAGCATCAGATGGCGTCGCGACCACCACGGCTGGCGTCCATGTCGTGACAATCAAGTGGGGCAAGGTGACGCGGCTTCTGATCCTTTCGGACACCGCGACTGTCCATGACATGCTGGCCCGCACCGCAGAATCCAGCGGCGGAGAAAGCCAGTCCCCCGCACTTGATGAGGCACCCGGCTGGCCTGCGCCGGTCGGTGAGACTAGCAGGTCTCTGGGTTAA
- a CDS encoding TRAP transporter small permease subunit — MSGLLGLARGIDRLNTAVGKAVSWLILLAVLVSAGNAIVRKVFSASSNMWLELQWYLYGAAFMGAAAYTLLENEHIRIDLVYGAWSRRVQHWIDLIGHVLFLMPFTILMIYFLYPYAVRSYERGEGSASYGGLLLWPAKTILLVGFLLLFLQGISEIIKKIAVMRGLIEDPHALSGHHAPLEIDPALRADSGFAEPDHPLTDLDADKTDDGRGTRA; from the coding sequence ATGAGTGGCCTGTTGGGCCTGGCACGCGGCATCGACCGCCTTAATACGGCGGTCGGCAAGGCAGTGTCCTGGCTGATCCTGCTGGCCGTGTTGGTCAGTGCCGGGAATGCCATTGTGCGAAAGGTGTTCAGTGCATCTTCGAACATGTGGCTTGAATTGCAATGGTATCTGTACGGCGCGGCCTTCATGGGTGCGGCAGCCTACACGCTGCTGGAAAACGAACATATCCGAATCGATCTGGTTTACGGTGCATGGTCACGTCGGGTGCAGCATTGGATCGACCTGATCGGGCATGTGCTTTTCCTGATGCCCTTCACGATCCTGATGATCTATTTCCTTTATCCCTATGCCGTCCGTTCGTATGAGCGGGGCGAGGGCTCTGCCAGCTATGGCGGGCTTCTGCTGTGGCCGGCAAAGACGATCCTGCTGGTCGGCTTTCTGCTGCTGTTTTTGCAAGGCATATCAGAGATCATCAAGAAGATCGCCGTCATGCGCGGCTTGATCGAAGATCCCCACGCGCTGTCAGGCCATCACGCGCCGCTGGAGATTGATCCGGCGCTGCGCGCCGATTCGGGATTTGCCGAACCTGACCATCCGCTAACCGATCTTGATGCGGACAAGACTGATGATGGGCGGGGGACGCGCGCATGA
- a CDS encoding flavodoxin family protein produces the protein MTNIAIIYYSGYGHTAKLAEAVIQGVRDKGATPFEIRIPDDGVIGDADWAAIEAADGLIYGSPTYMGNVAWQFKRFADASSKPWLKQAWAEKIAGGFTVSASTVGDKGETMSWLITFAQQHGQLWVGPALLPNNALSHTPDDVNWSGFSTGLMGIARSDSTPEQGPFPGDLQAGRLYGQRIAELAAHHAIARQVAA, from the coding sequence ATGACCAATATCGCAATCATCTATTACAGCGGCTATGGCCACACCGCCAAGCTGGCTGAGGCCGTCATTCAGGGCGTCCGAGACAAAGGGGCCACCCCTTTCGAAATCCGCATCCCCGATGACGGGGTTATCGGCGATGCTGACTGGGCGGCCATCGAAGCGGCCGACGGTCTGATTTATGGCAGTCCGACTTACATGGGCAATGTCGCATGGCAGTTCAAACGCTTCGCCGATGCCAGTTCCAAGCCGTGGTTGAAACAGGCATGGGCAGAAAAAATCGCGGGCGGCTTTACCGTCTCGGCCAGCACCGTCGGCGACAAGGGTGAGACGATGTCATGGCTGATAACTTTCGCGCAGCAGCATGGTCAGTTATGGGTCGGGCCGGCGCTTCTGCCAAACAATGCCTTGTCGCATACGCCAGACGACGTGAACTGGAGCGGCTTTTCCACCGGGCTGATGGGGATCGCGCGGTCTGATTCTACGCCCGAGCAGGGTCCCTTCCCCGGCGATCTTCAGGCCGGGCGGCTTTACGGTCAGCGCATCGCCGAACTGGCCGCGCATCATGCCATAGCACGGCAAGTCGCGGCCTGA
- a CDS encoding TRAP transporter large permease — protein MMELIAQNMAPIMFASLILFLLFGYPVAFALAANGLLFFVIGVELAPLSSSIYLDWNLLGTMPDRLWGVLSNETLLAIPFFTFMGILLEKSGMAEDLLDTIGQLFGPVRGGLAYAVVIVGALLAATTGVVAASVIAMGLISLPIMLRYGYDRRLASGVIAASGTLAQIIPPSLVLIVMADQLGRSVGDMYKGALIPGLVLTGIYLLYIFVMSIIRPSAVPALPKEARTLGSGVISLLVLVVLGVAIFYAAHHFLSPSQGTNADILGAALAVAAMYLIATADKEGWRFLIKVAAGIVCAALSWMALHFVNGLDPVQALSTNTRTGVLIASVFGAAILAFVLYSAVIRMIAGVIDFTWHESHGFGITSRLAQQVIIVLVPPLALVFFVLGTIFLGWATPTEGGAMGAVGALVLSAMKGRLNLEVIKSALASTTRLASFVMFILIGARVFSLTFYGVNGHIWVEHLLTSLPGGEYGFLIVVSIMVFFLAFFLDFFELAFIIVPLLAPAAESLGIDLIWFGVILGVNMQTSFMHPPFGFALFYLRSVAPRVAYTDRITGRVIDGIKSSHIYWGAVPFVFIQIAMIAVVILFPGLVMHYKGAPVDMENVEINIPMGGDDDGLGGFGALGGLGGSPFGNDAAPGDASDDGATSGGLGGGLGDLGGPPSFGEPAEPPADGEGAGTDAAPEAAQESGVSSGGMDPLAGPPPGLAPPSD, from the coding sequence ATGATGGAACTTATTGCGCAGAACATGGCGCCGATCATGTTCGCCTCTCTCATCCTGTTCTTGCTGTTCGGCTATCCGGTGGCATTTGCTCTGGCGGCGAACGGCTTGCTTTTCTTTGTCATCGGGGTCGAACTGGCACCGCTGTCCAGCTCTATCTATCTGGACTGGAACCTGCTGGGCACGATGCCCGATCGCTTATGGGGTGTCTTATCGAACGAGACATTGCTGGCGATTCCCTTCTTCACCTTCATGGGCATATTGCTGGAGAAGTCCGGCATGGCAGAGGACCTGCTGGACACGATCGGTCAGCTTTTCGGCCCGGTGCGCGGCGGTCTGGCCTACGCGGTCGTGATCGTGGGTGCGCTGCTGGCGGCGACGACGGGCGTTGTTGCGGCGTCGGTGATCGCGATGGGTCTGATTTCGCTGCCGATCATGCTGCGCTATGGCTATGACCGGCGGCTGGCATCGGGCGTGATCGCGGCATCGGGTACGCTCGCTCAGATCATCCCGCCCTCGCTTGTGCTTATCGTGATGGCAGACCAGTTAGGCCGTTCCGTTGGGGATATGTACAAGGGTGCGCTGATTCCCGGCCTCGTGCTGACCGGCATCTACCTTCTGTATATCTTCGTCATGTCGATCATCCGGCCAAGCGCGGTTCCGGCCCTGCCGAAAGAGGCGCGGACGCTCGGCTCCGGCGTCATTTCCCTGCTGGTTCTGGTCGTTCTTGGCGTGGCAATCTTCTATGCGGCGCATCACTTCCTGTCGCCGTCGCAGGGCACCAATGCAGATATTCTGGGCGCGGCGCTTGCCGTCGCGGCGATGTATCTGATCGCGACGGCCGATAAAGAAGGCTGGCGCTTCCTGATCAAGGTCGCGGCGGGCATCGTCTGTGCGGCGCTTTCCTGGATGGCACTGCATTTCGTCAACGGGCTGGACCCGGTGCAGGCGCTCAGCACGAACACCCGCACGGGCGTGCTGATCGCAAGTGTCTTTGGCGCGGCCATTCTGGCATTCGTGCTGTATTCGGCGGTGATCCGCATGATTGCCGGTGTCATCGACTTCACCTGGCATGAAAGCCACGGCTTCGGCATCACCAGCAGGCTTGCCCAGCAGGTCATCATCGTGCTGGTGCCTCCACTGGCGCTTGTGTTCTTCGTGCTCGGCACGATCTTCCTTGGCTGGGCCACCCCGACCGAGGGCGGGGCGATGGGCGCAGTTGGCGCGTTGGTTCTGTCGGCGATGAAAGGACGCCTGAACCTGGAGGTGATCAAGTCGGCGCTTGCCTCGACCACGCGTCTGGCCAGCTTCGTGATGTTCATCCTGATCGGGGCGCGGGTGTTCTCGCTGACCTTCTACGGCGTCAACGGCCATATCTGGGTCGAGCATCTGCTGACATCGCTTCCGGGCGGGGAATATGGCTTTCTGATCGTGGTTTCGATCATGGTATTCTTCCTGGCCTTCTTCCTCGATTTCTTCGAACTGGCGTTCATCATCGTACCGCTGCTGGCCCCTGCCGCCGAAAGCCTTGGTATCGACCTGATCTGGTTCGGGGTCATCCTTGGCGTGAACATGCAGACCAGCTTCATGCACCCGCCATTCGGCTTTGCCTTGTTCTACCTGCGATCTGTTGCGCCGCGCGTGGCCTATACGGACCGTATCACGGGACGGGTGATCGACGGTATCAAGTCCAGCCATATCTATTGGGGTGCCGTGCCCTTCGTATTCATCCAGATAGCAATGATCGCGGTCGTGATCCTCTTCCCCGGCCTGGTCATGCACTACAAGGGTGCGCCGGTGGATATGGAAAATGTCGAGATCAATATTCCGATGGGCGGCGACGATGACGGTCTGGGTGGCTTTGGCGCGCTTGGCGGTCTGGGCGGTTCGCCTTTCGGCAACGATGCAGCACCGGGTGATGCATCTGATGATGGCGCCACGTCTGGTGGTCTGGGCGGCGGGCTTGGCGATCTCGGTGGCCCGCCCAGCTTCGGCGAACCGGCAGAGCCGCCCGCAGACGGCGAGGGGGCCGGGACAGATGCCGCGCCCGAAGCTGCGCAGGAAAGCGGCGTATCATCTGGCGGCATGGACCCGCTTGCCGGGCCGCCGCCGGGGCTTGCCCCGCCATCGGACTGA
- the lipA gene encoding lipoyl synthase, which translates to MTEQPPALRALAARARHPEKAHRPDQAQPKKPDWIRVKAPTSQGYKETRDILRENKLSTVCEEAGCPNVGECWSQGHATMMIMGDICTRGCSFCNIITGKPNALDPFEPGRVAHAVQKLGLNHVVITSVDRDDLEDGGAEHFAQVIRAIRHRSPGSTIEVLTPDFLKCGPEALEIVVEARPDVFNHNLETVPGLYPSVRPGARYFHSLRLLQRVKELDPAMFTKSGIMVGLGEDRQGVMQVMDDMRAADVDFMTIGQYLQPTPKHHRVDRFVSPDEFKGYEKSAYGKGFLMVSATPLTRSSYHAGDDFAQLRDARLAKLGRA; encoded by the coding sequence ATGACCGAACAGCCCCCTGCCCTTCGCGCCCTTGCGGCCCGTGCCCGCCACCCTGAAAAGGCCCATCGGCCGGATCAGGCGCAGCCGAAAAAGCCGGATTGGATTCGTGTAAAGGCGCCAACCTCGCAGGGCTACAAGGAAACCCGCGACATTCTGCGCGAGAACAAGCTGTCAACGGTGTGTGAGGAAGCCGGCTGCCCTAATGTCGGCGAATGCTGGTCGCAGGGTCACGCCACGATGATGATTATGGGTGACATCTGCACGCGCGGTTGTTCCTTCTGCAATATCATCACCGGCAAGCCAAATGCGCTTGATCCTTTTGAACCCGGCCGCGTCGCCCATGCAGTTCAGAAGCTGGGCCTGAACCACGTCGTCATCACCTCGGTCGACCGCGATGATCTGGAGGATGGCGGGGCAGAGCATTTCGCCCAGGTTATCCGCGCCATCCGCCACCGCTCGCCGGGTTCGACCATAGAGGTGCTGACCCCGGACTTTCTGAAATGCGGTCCCGAAGCGCTTGAAATCGTTGTCGAGGCGCGCCCCGACGTTTTCAACCACAACCTCGAAACGGTTCCCGGCCTTTATCCCTCGGTCCGGCCCGGTGCACGCTATTTCCACTCTCTGCGGCTGTTGCAACGGGTCAAGGAACTCGACCCCGCGATGTTCACCAAATCCGGCATCATGGTGGGCTTGGGCGAGGATCGGCAGGGCGTTATGCAGGTCATGGATGATATGCGCGCGGCGGATGTCGATTTCATGACTATCGGCCAGTATCTGCAGCCGACGCCGAAACATCACCGCGTCGACCGATTTGTCAGCCCGGACGAATTCAAGGGTTATGAAAAATCGGCCTATGGCAAAGGCTTCCTGATGGTTTCAGCCACGCCCCTGACAAGGTCGAGCTACCACGCCGGCGACGATTTCGCGCAGCTTCGCGATGCAAGGCTGGCCAAACTGGGCCGGGCCTAA
- a CDS encoding peptide ABC transporter substrate-binding protein: MNKFLMSTALTMALTLPAAAATVAEGDELAETQEYNFWLLDAIKTTDPQKNTDVEGSDVLRQIFEGLMNEDLQGGMIPGVASDYEMSEDGLTYTFTLRPEAKWSNGEPVTAKDFVYGWQRAVDPATASEYAWFIELMNVVNATEIVNGEAEPNTLGVTAIDDNTLEVKLTQPTAYFIKTLSHPTTFPVLQSVVEEHGDAWTQPGNLVGNGAYTLASHDLGVQITMEKNPEYWDAENVILDKLTGITVNDINVALTRYQSGELDRVDIPAGQYPRLKEESPDEAYSLPYACSYGYLVNMSDKGREELKDPNVRRALALGLDRDIIVEQVLQGGQRPSYNWTHWAMEGFEVPEIEMASMSQEDRTAEAKRLLEEAGFTSDNPLRLTLNYNTSEDHKKIAVVAQQMWKPLGVELTLNNMEWKVHTDRMQNQDFELARYAWCADYNEASTFLDYFRSTGSNYGEFNNAEYDALLDEAVTSENPNEQYTAAEEILAQELPIITIYHYAQVDMIKPYVKGLPLDNVMNSWYGKDMYITQH, from the coding sequence ATGAATAAGTTTCTGATGAGCACCGCGCTGACAATGGCGCTAACCCTGCCAGCCGCCGCAGCAACAGTTGCAGAAGGCGACGAACTGGCCGAGACGCAGGAATACAACTTCTGGCTGCTCGACGCGATCAAGACGACCGATCCGCAGAAGAATACCGATGTCGAAGGTTCTGACGTATTGCGCCAGATCTTCGAAGGTCTGATGAATGAAGATCTGCAGGGCGGCATGATCCCGGGCGTTGCGTCGGATTATGAAATGTCCGAGGACGGCCTGACCTATACGTTCACCCTGCGCCCCGAAGCCAAGTGGTCGAATGGCGAGCCCGTGACCGCCAAGGATTTCGTCTATGGCTGGCAGCGTGCCGTCGATCCTGCGACAGCATCGGAATACGCTTGGTTCATTGAGTTGATGAATGTGGTGAACGCCACCGAGATCGTAAATGGCGAGGCAGAGCCGAACACGCTTGGCGTGACCGCGATTGACGACAACACGCTGGAGGTGAAGCTGACCCAGCCGACCGCCTATTTCATCAAGACATTGTCGCACCCGACGACCTTCCCGGTGCTGCAATCGGTGGTTGAGGAGCATGGCGATGCCTGGACCCAGCCCGGCAATCTGGTGGGTAACGGCGCCTATACGCTGGCCAGCCATGATCTGGGCGTCCAGATCACCATGGAAAAGAACCCGGAATACTGGGACGCCGAGAATGTCATCCTCGACAAGCTGACCGGCATCACCGTGAACGACATCAATGTCGCCCTGACCCGCTACCAGTCGGGCGAGCTGGACCGGGTCGATATTCCGGCAGGTCAATATCCGCGCCTGAAAGAAGAATCCCCGGATGAGGCCTATTCGCTGCCCTATGCGTGTTCCTACGGCTATTTGGTGAATATGTCCGACAAGGGCCGCGAAGAACTGAAGGATCCGAATGTCCGCCGCGCCCTTGCGCTCGGTCTGGACCGCGACATCATTGTAGAGCAGGTTCTGCAAGGCGGGCAGCGTCCGTCCTATAACTGGACTCATTGGGCGATGGAGGGCTTCGAGGTGCCCGAAATCGAAATGGCCTCGATGAGCCAGGAAGATCGCACGGCCGAAGCCAAGCGCCTTCTGGAAGAAGCAGGCTTTACCTCAGACAACCCGCTACGCCTGACGCTGAACTACAACACCTCGGAAGATCACAAGAAAATCGCCGTGGTCGCCCAGCAGATGTGGAAGCCTCTGGGGGTCGAACTGACGCTGAACAACATGGAGTGGAAGGTCCACACCGACCGCATGCAGAACCAGGACTTCGAACTGGCCCGCTATGCATGGTGCGCCGATTATAACGAAGCCTCGACCTTCCTCGATTATTTCCGTTCCACCGGCTCGAATTACGGTGAGTTCAACAACGCTGAATATGACGCGCTGCTGGATGAAGCCGTGACCTCGGAAAATCCGAACGAACAGTATACGGCAGCGGAAGAGATCCTCGCGCAGGAGCTGCCGATCATCACGATCTACCACTATGCGCAGGTCGACATGATCAAGCCCTATGTGAAGGGCCTTCCGCTCGATAACGTGATGAACTCCTGGTACGGCAAGGACATGTACATCACCCAGCACTGA
- a CDS encoding winged helix-turn-helix transcriptional regulator yields MKAERALHEKNLNCCPVERLLSVVSGQWTAYLLWVLHENGPQRFGALQRLVPGISTKVLTERLRMLEAAGLLDREQAATIPPQVTYSLTERGLELRVLMNGLGEVARRWDAEGWRPPAR; encoded by the coding sequence GTGAAAGCTGAGCGCGCCCTGCACGAAAAAAATCTGAACTGCTGCCCGGTCGAACGTCTTCTGAGCGTCGTGTCCGGGCAGTGGACGGCCTATCTGCTGTGGGTGCTGCATGAGAACGGGCCGCAGCGATTCGGCGCGTTGCAGCGTCTGGTGCCGGGAATTTCCACCAAGGTGCTGACAGAAAGGCTGCGGATGCTGGAGGCTGCGGGCCTTCTGGATAGAGAGCAGGCTGCGACGATCCCTCCGCAGGTCACCTATTCGCTGACCGAACGCGGGCTGGAATTGCGCGTCCTGATGAACGGGCTGGGCGAGGTCGCGCGTCGCTGGGATGCCGAAGGCTGGCGTCCGCCCGCGCGTTAG